In Trichoderma asperellum chromosome 1, complete sequence, a single window of DNA contains:
- a CDS encoding uncharacterized protein (EggNog:ENOG41~MEROPS:MER0023234) has product MATINFDQYFSYEARLASFQRTTKKRGSATGGRGAAKALNWPHKQISATSLARAGFVFSPSPDSPDNTICFLCEKGLDGWEAGDDPVYEHVKHAPHCGWALVAAIEADIGDYAREDPNDPEMVEARKATFAGRWPHENKRGWKCKTKQLVEAGWKYTPTGESDDMATCAYCQLALDGWEQGDKPLDEHYNRSPDCPFFSLVSQYKALGKASNRGRASRNSSVSAQSRGAAATDISNPSDMSAGFDDSVATGSSSAAQPGAKKPRAKRGTGAKAGRKKTKKEEPSELLDESSQMEEDTQPPKLRRGKKRSSDAIEESTMSLMGGPTLKKRASQLSVDDTIDNIAAHEDDSEMTDVSSVSYKKNGAPSSRSRPGRKRTSKLNSHASMASLRAPGGFLNDDEIERRLEADLEYHFTDDEEIAYDSDSTRNMAKASRTITDSEAETTQIAKPKSPEHAMLETAVPEPNEIEVEDELQALQAEMEVKESAPKRGRKAGVQKTLKQLKFKKVEAESEFSESQKEEERVASADVSVSSTRSVLKIPNLPPPAGKRGRGRPRASLTSQDESIVETDESAQQPIKRGRGRPSRESLASLLSAESGDTHIAKASVKRGRGRPSNESPDSTGADEDSEAASALAPKRRGRPSKASSTSQNAHDYTAVGRSKDAYAPVKRGRGRPAKKMVDITSTEQTETEVDEEFVEAPEPSEALPRPPKQSPLRAIFSPKEDALSLAPLPGTPSKLLSPVPSARQPVLSPSQSPQSSDAENQPPVSRAPAAGDAKRIILAPVAATPIQGSPSKRNVMTGLRSTTQWASASLEAIFGSPLGTPGKENDVDRFLKRGNELTSPERQMSVEEWIYFNAAEAEKKLKYECESLVNRFEMEGTRAIKVLEGLEVVEAES; this is encoded by the exons ATGGCCACCATAAATTTTGACCAGTATTTTTCCTACGAAGCCCGCCTAGCCTCCTTTCAGAGGACGACCAAGAAGCGCGGATCGGCTACCGGCGGACGAGGAGCAGCCAAGGCACTCAACTGGCCTCACAAACAGATTTCGGCCACTAGC CTTGCCAGAGCCGGATTTGTATTCAGCCCTAGCCCCGACAGCCCCGACAATACGATATGCTTCTTGTGCGAAAAGGGattggatggatgggaaGCTGGCGACGACCCGGTCTACGAGCATGTCAAACATGCGCCCCACTGCGGTTGGGCATTGGTTGCTGCCATTGAGGCCGATATTGGAGATTACGCAAGAGAAGACCCCAACGATCCCGAAATGGTCGAAGCGCGCAAGGCGACTTTTGCCGGCAGATGGCCCCATGAGAATAAAAGGGGCTGGAAATGCAAGACTAAGCAG CTAGTAGAAGCTGGGTGGAAGTATACGCCAACTGGGGAGTCGGATGACATGGCTACGTGTGCATACTGTCAGCTGGCACTCGATGGATGGGAACAAGGCGACAAGCCTTT AGATGAGCACTACAACCGGTCTCCTGACtgtcctttcttctccctagTTAGCCAGTATAAAGCTCTAGGGAAGGCATCTAACCGTGGAAGGGCATCACGCAACTCATCTGTATCTGCCCAGTCACGTGGGGCAGCAGCCACCGATATCTCAAATCCTTCTGATATGAGTGCTGGGTTCGACGATAGCGTTGCTACAGGTTCATCTTCGGCCGCACAGCCTGGGGCGAAGAAACCTAGAGCAAAGAGGGGGACGGGCGCGAAAGCTGGTAGGAAGAAGACCAAAAAGGAGGAGCCATCTGAATTGCTTGATGAAAGCAGCCAAATGGAAGAAGACACGCAACCGCCGAAACTTAGGCGAGGCAAAAAGAGGTCGAGTGATGCTATAGAGGAATCGACAATGAGCTTGATGGGTGGGCCTACACTGAAAAAGAGAGCGTCGCAGCTTTCTGTCGACGACACCATTGACAACATTGCAGCCCATGAAGATGACTCCGAAATGACCGATGTTTCCAGTGTTTCCTACAAGAAGAATGGAGCACCATCATCTAGATCAAGGCCGGGTCGCAAACGCACTTCGAAGCTGAATTCACACGCTTCTATGGCATCCTTACGGGCCCCTGGTGGCTTTCtaaatgatgatgagattgaaCGCCGATTGGAGGCTGATCTAGAATACCACTTCAccgatgacgaggagattGCATACGATTCTGACTCGACGCGGAATATGGCTAAAGCAAGCAGAACAATAACTGACTCGGAAGCCGAAACTACTCAAATcgcaaagccaaagtcgCCTGAGCATGCCATGTTGGAAACGGCCGTGCCTGAACCCAATGAGATTGAGGTTGAAGATGAGCTTCAAGCTCTACAAGCGGAGATGGAAGTTAAAGAATCAGCACCTAAGAGAGGCCGTAAAGCTGGCGTACAAAAGACACTTAAGCAGCTCAAATTTAAGAAGGTTGAGGCTGAATCTGAATTTTCGGAGTcacagaaagaagaagaaagagtgGCATCGGCTGATGTCAGTGTGAGTAGCACTAGGAGTGTTCTGAAGATACCAAACTTGCCACCTCCTGCTGGAAAACGTGGACGTGGGCGCCCGAGGGCATCACTTACATCTCAAGATGAATCTATCGTTGAGACTGACGAGTCGGCACAACAGCCGATTAAGCGTGGGCGAGGCCGGCCGTCGAGAGAATCATTGGCGTCTTTATTATCCGCTGAGTCTGGGGATACCCATATAGCTAAAGCTTCCGTGAAGCGAGGCCGCGGTAGACCTTCAAATGAGTCTCCAGACTCGACAGGGGCAGATGAAGACAGCGaggctgcctctgctctAGCCCCAAAACGCAGAGGACGACCATCTAAAGCTTCCTCTACATCGCAGAATGCCCATGATTATACAGCTGTTGGGAGAAGCAAAGATGCTTATGCACCTGTGAAACGTGGCCGTGGAAGACCGGCTAAGAAAATGGTCGACATTACGTCCACAGAACAGACTGAAACAGAGGTTGACGAGGAGTTTGTCGAAGCTCCTGAGCCATCAGAAGCACTCCCCCGGCCTCCTAAACAATCACCTTTGCGGGCCATTTTCTCGCCCAAGGAAGATGCTCTATCTCTGGCTCCACTGCCAGGTACTCCGTCCAAGCTTCTGTCTCCTGTACCTTCGGCTAGACAGCCAGTACTGTCACCATCACAATCTCCCCAATCATCAGATGCAGAGAACCAGCCTCCTGTGTCTCGTGCCCCCGCTGCTGGCGATGCAAAGCGTATTATATTGGCACCTGTGGCAGCAACGCCAATTCAGGGATCGCCTTCGAAGCGTAACGTTATGACCGGGCTTCGAAGCACAACACAATGGGCCTCTGCGAGCTTAGAAGCCATCTTTGGCTCACCACTTGGCACCCCAGGAAAGGAGAATGATGTGGATAGATTTTTGAAGCGAGGCAACGAGCTGACCAGTCCAGAGCGACAAATGAGCGTGGAAGAATGGATTTACTTTAACGCGGCGGAAGCTGAAAAGAAGCTCAAGTACGAATGCGAATCTTTGGTCAACCGATTTGAAATGGAAGGCACCAGAGCCATCAAAGTCTTGGAGGGCTTAGAGGTTGTTGAAGCTGAAAGCTAA
- a CDS encoding uncharacterized protein (MEROPS:MER0003110), whose product MAPEQFRNPPQSPPVFTATAESILADAKKSTEKSKSILDQIVATVTPETATFDNTLKPILIDGNDSTGPQNIQTFFQHVSTNESLREASTKAEELLNDFYIEAKMREDVFKLVEAAYSTRDSQNLDKESLHILEKERQKYIRNGLLLPPGEKRDRFKEIKKRLSQLCIQGKKNLNEEKGGVWFTRKELEGVPKDDIDVDTLEAGTGEHEGKVKVTFKYNHFNPLMKYAVHEDTRRRYIIADANKSNNNVEIFKEIMELRDEAARLLGYSDHASVRIEEKMAKSPARVNEFLGDLRTRLAPGGKKEVEALLGYKKRDYEERGIPFDGNFYMWDTSYYSRIMKEVEYSVDEVAISQYFPAESTFAGMLKIFEEIFGFVFVELGKEDRARLSPSGKAEDISWHEDVIIYSVWDEPAKGGEFCGYLYLDLFPRDNKYGHYANFGIEPGFVTVDGKRSYPSTSLVCNFSKPTATKPSLLKHHEVVTFFHELGHGIHDLAGRSRFSYTHGTATVADFVEAPSQMLENWCWTPSVLKSLSKHWETGESIPDELVEKLVKTKHLNSAIGALAQLVIGTFDMTVHGPKTHEEAKSRNYGKLWNQLRHDISAIKGPEDIGLTMEWGNRYANIGHFLGGYDAGYYGYLYSEVFSLDMFHSFFKKNPMDGKEGRRYRHTVLERGGSIDEMEFLKEFLGREPSTEAFYEELGIAAK is encoded by the exons ATGGCTCCCGAGCAGTTTCGAAACCCGCCGCAGAGCCCGCCGGTGTTTACCGCCACGGCCGAATCCATCCTGGCCGACGCCAAGAAGAGCaccgagaagagcaagagcattTTAGACCAGATTGTTGCCACCGTGACTCCCGAGACGGCCACGTTTGACAACACTCTGAAGCCCATCTTGATCGACGGCAATGACTCCACCGGTCCCCAGAACATTCAGACCTTCTTCCAGCATGTATCGACCAACGAGTCTCTCCGAGAAGCTTCGaccaaagcagaagagctTCTTAACGACTTTTACATTGAGGCGAAGATGCGCGAGGATGTTTTCAAGCTAGTAGAGGCAGCGTACTCCACACGAGACTCCCAAAACTTGGATAAGGAGTCTCTCCATATCCTGGAGAAGGAACGTCAAAAGTACATCCGCAATGGCTTGCTTCTGCCTCCCGGAGAGAAGCGAGACCGCTTcaaggagatcaagaagCGCCTCAGCCAGCTCTGCATccagggcaagaagaaccTCAACGAGGAGAAGGGCGGAGTTTGGTTTACTCGCAAGGAGCTAGAGGGCGTGCCCAAAGACGACATTGATGTCGACACGCTAGAGGCCGGAACTGGCGAGCACGAAGGAAAAGTCAAGGTCACCTTTAAATACAACCACTTCAACCCATTGATGAAGTATGCTGTTCACGAGGACACCAGACGTAGATATATCATTGCGGATGCCAACAAG TCGAACAACAATGTGGAAATTTTCAAGGAAATCATGGAGCTTCGTGATGAGGCTGCTCGACTCCTAGGATATTCGGACCATGCTAGCGTTCGgattgaagagaagatggcaaagTCGCCCGCCCGTGTTAATGAATTTTTGGGTGACTTGCGAACTCGCTTAGCCCCCGGCGGCAAGAAAGAAGTCGAGGCCCTGCTAGGATACAAGAAGCGCGACTATGAGGAGCGAGGCATCCCCTTTGACGGAAACTTTTATATGTGGGATACTTCCTACTACTCAAGAATTATGAAAGAGGTGGAGTATAGTGTAGACGAGGTGGCAATCTCTCAGTATTTCCCGGCAGAGTCAACATTCGCTGGCATGCTCAAGATTTTTGAGGAAATCTTTGGCTTTGTCTTTGTTGAGCTCGGAAAAGAAGACCGAGCACGCTTGAGCCCATCGGGCAAGGCTGAAGACATTTCCTGGCATGAAGATGTCATCATTTACAGCGTATGGGATGAACCAGCCAAGGGAGGCGAGTTTTGCGGTTACCTCTACCTTGACCTCTTCCCCAGAGACAACAAGTATGGTCATTACGCAAACTTTGGAATTGAGCCCGGTTTCGTCACTGTAGATGGAAAGAGAAGCTATCCTTCGACCTCCCTGGTGTGCAACTTCAGCAAACCAACGGCTACCAAGCCGTCGCTGCTCAAGCACCACGAAGTTGTCACCTTCTTCCACGAACTTGGACACGGTATCCATGATCTTGCTGGTCGCTCTCGTTTCAGCTACACCCACGGCACTGCTACTGTGGCTGACTTCGTGGAGGCACCCTCTCAGATGCTCGAGAATTGGTGCTGGACCCCAAGTGTCCTGAAATCCCTGTCGAAGCACTGGGAGACCGGAGAGAGCATCCCCGATGAGCTCGTCGAGAAGCTTGTCAAAACCAAGCACCTCAACTCGGCAATTGGTGCACTAGCTCAGCTTGTCATTGGCACTTTTGATATGACCGTTCATGGACCCAAGACCCATGAGGAAGCCAAGAGCAGAAACTATGGCAAGCTATGGAACCAGCTCCGCCACGACATTTCTGCGATCAAGGGCCCAGAGGATATCGGCCTAACCAT GGAATGGGGCAACCGATATGCCAACATTGGCCACTTCCTCGGCGGTTATGACGCTGGCTACTATGGCTACCTCTATTCTGAGGTCTTTTCTCTGGACATGTTCCATTCATTCTTCAAGAAGAACCCCATGGACGGCAAGGAAGGTCGGAGATACCGCCACACCGTTTTGGAACGCGGTGGCAGCATTGACGAGATGGAATTTTTGAAGGAGTTCTTGGGCAGAGAGCCTAGCACTGAGGCTTTCTACGAGGAGTTGGGCATTGCGGCCAAATGA
- a CDS encoding uncharacterized protein (EggNog:ENOG41), translating into MIKNLLIKSIQTQTIRLRSSSILHNSYNHQRTMAAVTEATAKRFFSSPLFAVVGASSNPAKFGHKVHAWYLNHDLPVTPINPASPFVEVNGEQHPTKPDVKVLPQPRDTSVSIITHPGITINVLKEAKSVGIPAVWLQPGTFDDEVLKFALADGAFEAVVYGEGGRGSEGWCVLVDGEKALKDAGKL; encoded by the exons ATGATCAAAAATCTACTCATAAAGAGCATCCAGACCCAAACCATTCGACTCAGAAGCAGTTCTATTCTTCATAACTCATACAACCACCAAAGAACTATGGCTGCAGTCACTGAAGCTACCGCCAAGCGGTTCTTCTCATCCCCCCTCTTTGCTGTGGTGGGAGCTAGTTCCAACCCCGCCAAGTTTGGTCACAAAG TCCATGCCTGGTATCTGAATCATGATCTGCCCGTCACTCCCATCAACCCCGCCTCACCATTCGTCGAGGTGAATGGCGAGCAGCACCCCACCAAGCCAGATGTGAAGGTCCTTCCGCAGCCAAGGGACACATCAGTCTCCATCATCACCCACCCaggcatcaccatcaacgtGCTCAAGGAGGCCAAGAGCGTGGGAATCCCTGCTGTCTGGCTGCAGCCTGGCACTTTCGATGATGAAGTCCTGAAGTTCGCCTTGGCAGACGGAGCTTTTGAGGCCGTCGTCTATGGAGAAGGGGGTAGAGGCTCTGAGGGCTGGTGCGTTCTTGTGGACGGCGAGAAGGCCCTGAAGGATGCTGGAAAGTTGTAA
- a CDS encoding uncharacterized protein (EggNog:ENOG41~SECRETED:SignalP(1-16)), whose protein sequence is MTRLFGFLGFANLAATACISSGDETTINNALKSGGVGAVVQLCPNAVITVHNTVAFTAANQELSTQGYPTDATRAIIRLQATDQSISAVIHGGSLSGIRLRNIQIDGDRSANGQITAQASSANIELGGIQNGLLVDHVASMNPRGWSCMHIGEGAAASGTSACSNATITNNDIGPCGLEGHDAAGHGQWADGISFACTNSLVQGNTVTGSTDGGVVLFGAPGTKVLSNKIIGSTTNAGFGAINLVDNLAVYNGSFANVEVSSNTIQGQRLFGVGIAVGSCVWTSCDASTTTPKLSGPVTISNNVFSGSIAFPIPISGWTGGITVNGNSVTGVGSNSAFSEDGNCPAATKTAFSANQHLLWNSPSVTGPTNLQSDFVQHTDYPSFFICPTPPLPSQQVWTNGSLLVNTVPTTFSQLHNGFNFVFDNSAHLIVYDNGVVATTIGSTATCNLECTLNFQGDGNLVKRLNGSAFWASNTANRGSTLTSMNTSPWLEIKDKTGAVIWDGVNGVRLNL, encoded by the exons ATGACTAGACTTTTTGGCTTTCTTGGTTTTGCTAACCTCGCAGCAACTGCGTGCATATCAAGCGGAGATGAAACAACAATCAACAATGCTCTAAAGAGCGGCGGGGTGGGCGCCGTTGTTCAGCTTTGCCCAAATGCCGTGATCACCGTTCACAATACCGTTGCATTTACAGCCGCCAACCAGGAGCTCTCAACTCAAGGATATCCAACAGACGCAACGCGTGCAATTATTCGTTTACAAGCAACAGATCAATCTATTTCAGCAGTCATCCATGGAGGGAGTCTCAGCGGTATTCGCTTGAGAAACATACAGATTGATGGCGATCGATCGGCGAATGGTCAAATCACTGCTCAAG CCAGCTCTGCAAATATTGAGTTGGGTGGAATTCAAAATGGACTCCTCGTTGACCATGTTGCGTCGATGAATCCACGAGGTTGGAGCTGTATGCATATTGGAGAGGGCGCAGCCGCATCAGGCACCTCGGCTTGCAGCAACGCGACTATCACCAACAACGATATAGGCCCTTGCGGACTGGAAGGCCACGACGCCGCAGGTCATGGCCAATGGGCTGATGGTATATCTTTTGCGTGTACTAATTCACTGGTTCAGGGCAACACG GTCACTGGAAGCACTGACGGAGGAGTTGTTCTATTTGGTGCCCCTGGCACCAAGGTTCTATCCAACAAAATTATAGGATCAACGACAAACGCAGGTTTTGGAGCAATTAATTTAGTCGATAACCTCGCTGTATATAATGGGAGCTTTGCTAATGTTGAAGTTTCGAGCAATACCATACAAGGTCAGCGATTGTTTGGAGTCGGTATTGCGGTTGGCTCTTGTGTTTGGACTAGTTGCGATgcctcaacaacaacaccaaaACTATCGGGGCCTGTCACGATATCCAACAACGTCTTCAGTGGTAGCATCGCATTCCCAATTCCAATTTCCGGTTGGACTGGAGGAATCACG GTAAACGGCAACAGTGTGACAGGAGTCGGCAGCAATTCCGCCTTCTCAGAAGATGGAAACTGTCCTGCTGCGACCAAGACGGCATTCAGCGCGAATCAACATCTTCTATGGAATAGTCCCAGCGTAACAGGACCGACGAACTTGCAATCGGACTTTGTACAGCACACAGACTATCCCTCGTTCTTCATTTGCCCTACGCCTCCTTTGCCCAGCCAGCAAGTTTGGACAAATGGATCGCTGCTAGTCAACACTGTTCCGACGACGTTCTCCCAGCTTCATAATGGCTTCAACTTTGTTTTTGATAACAGCGCACATCTCATTGTATATGACAATGGCGTGGTGGCAACCACAATCGGATCCACTGCTACGTGCAACCTTGAGTGCACTCTCAATTTCCAAGGGGATGGAAATCTTGTAAAGAGGTTGAATGGATCTGCATTTTGGGCGTCAAACACTGCAAATCGAGGTTCAACTCTGACATCAATGAACACCTCGCCTTGGCTGGAGATTAAAGACAAGACAGGAGCCGTTATTTGGGATGGCGTCAATGGAGTGCGTTTGAACCTATGA
- a CDS encoding uncharacterized protein (EggNog:ENOG41), which translates to MAIVICTPSEAEAVAVSTVHLRAMDENLLTHAQFPSPEGLGFFHAWLENNTLEHLRDDDKGVLVAKDEETGDVVSFVKWLVHRPGHDEAVEEEWPEVARKEYLDPYAALTERVRVKAVGVEAEYYHPTYICTDPRWAGRGAASLLLSKVQELAAAENLPIVLEATMNAVTFYQKLGFEVIDELSMMLPPRGSTEPTEFYEERCMIWVPQKGAAI; encoded by the exons ATGGCGATTGTGATTTGCACGCCCTCCGAGGCCGAAGCCGTGGCCGTATCAACAGTCCACTTGAGAGCCATGGATGAAAATCTCCTTACGCATGCACAGTTCCCCAGCCCGGAAGGATTGGGGTTCTTCCATGCGTGGTTGGAGAATAATACGCTGGAGCATTTAAGGGATGATGATAAGGGAGTTTTGGTTGCAAAGGACGAGGAGACAGGGGACGTGGTGAGCTTTGTGAAGTGGCTGGTCCATAGACCTGGACACGACGAAGCCGTGGAGGAAGAATGGCCAGAAGTCGCGAGGAAGGAATATTTGGACCCTTATGCGGCGTTGACGGAGAGGGTTAGAGTCAAGGCTGTTGGAGTAGAGGCGGAGTATTATC ACCCAACATATATCTGCACGGATCCTCGCTGGGCTGGGCGCGGAGCCGCATCGTTGCTCTTGAGCAAAGTTCAGGAGCTCGCAGCCGCGGAAAATCTACCCATTGTGCTGGAGGCGACGATGAATGCAGTGACATTTTATCAAAAACTGGGTTTCGAGGTTATTGATGAGCTATCGATGATGTTACCGCCGCGTGGATCGACTGAACCAACGGAGTTTTATGAGGAGAGATGTATGATTTGGGTGCCGCAGAAGGGAGCAGCGATATAA
- a CDS encoding uncharacterized protein (EggNog:ENOG41): MAHDTPIQRTAPIAIAPKPPRLEPLPLPRRQNSSHRFEIGPASLHGRGSIDSGSFPGAPTPPCQACRFSGTRCTVAEDDDGCMPCQLNGTECSLVSSSPQTRKRKLNGDSADESIKRGSPGISSRRNQNSSLSSTAASSSFLEDMANVGGPTMLKRTLGLQEDRYSQYIGPTTDFEPSLINLSPFDTHDESLLARGTLRKVSESDTFLMLPDQGTTGYEHVVEDLDAIEAIVAPHGRKLIDLYFRVVHPGLPIIQKGVFLEKYERSYREFSPPILAAVYILAINWWDHHEELSKLPRPDIKALEKLVRTTLEDAMYRPKLSTVQAGLLLSQRPEGDQWAPTAQLVAIAQELGLHLDCAGWKIPPWEKGLRRRLAWALYMQDKWGSLVHGRPSHIFPSNWAVRPLRANDFPDVEWDENDAEERQDIEKGRLVFTRFVQLSEILSEILDTFYTLQAMQTVTNAGSGGTQLVLSLAKPIQLKLKEWYGALPTNIRLDSYSASKLSSRLSCIGYLHLGYFATEITLHRRIIRSLASNTSSVDPYVQHICRSAAKARLISAMDFVNRLMPNHIQSFWYFASKTNFALIGTFGSLLWATSPGREEADWYRRRLGEYRWTLSVSSKPGQSKGLTEFAMTMLDISTGLLKQLPEKPSMSRTGSAVDFSTMSMPGSYSGGVSILGSFSNLHSTDVSGAQSPQSDLESSDEGMEDDDYATPM, encoded by the exons ATGGCCCATGACACTCCTATCCAGCGCACGGCGCCAATCGCCATCGCTCCCAAGCCTCCTCGACTGGAgcccctccctctcccacGGCGCCAGAACAGCTCCCACAGGTTCGAGATAGGGCCCGCGAGCTTGCATGGCCGGGGATCCATCGACTCCGGATCGTTTCCTGGGGCGCCTACTCCCCCATGCCAGGCCTGTCGCTTCTCTGGAACCAGGTGTACAGTGgctgaggatgacgatgggTGCATGCCTTGTCAGCTCAACGGTACCGAATGCTCCCTAGTGTCGTCGAGCCCTCAGACCCGTAAAAGGAAGCTTAACGGAGACTCTGCCGATGAGAGTATCAAAAGAGG CTCCCCTGGTATTTCCAGCCGCAGAAATCAAAATTCCAGTCTCTCCAGCACCGCTGCCAGCAGCTCGTTTCTAGAAGATATGGCCAACGTCGGCGGCCCCACAATGCTGAAGCGGACGTTGGGTCTCCAGGAGGACAGGTACAGCCAGTATATCGGCCCCACGACGGATTTCGAGCCCTCCCTCATaaatctctctccctttgACACCCACGACGAGAGCCTGTTAGCCCGCGGCACTCTTCGCAAAGTCAGCGAATCTGACACGTTTTTGATGCTCCCGGATCAGGGCACAACTGGATACGAACATGTAGTTGAAGATTTGGACGCCATTGAGGCGATTGTCGCCCCCCATGGCCGCAAACTTATCGATTTGTACTTCCGAGTGGTCCACCCCGGCTTACCCATCATCCAGAAGGGCGTCTTTCTGGAAAAATATGAACGATCTTACCGCGAATTCTCACCGCCGATCCTTGCCGCCGTCTACATACTTGCCATCAACTGGTGGGATCACCATGAGGAGCTCTCCAAGCTCCCCCGTCCGGATATAAAAGCGTTAGAGAAACTCGTCCGCACTACTCTTGAAGATGCCATGTACCGGCCGAAGCTGTCGACAGTTCAGGCAGGACTCCTTCTGTCTCAGCGACCCGAGGGCGACCAGTGGGCTCCAACAGCGCAGCTGGTTGCTATTGCTCAAGAACTCGGCCTTCACCTGGACTGTGCGGGGTGGAAGATTCCCCCATGGGAAAAGGGGCTGCGAAGGCGATTGGCCTGGGCCCTTTATATGCAAGATAAATGGGGTTCTCTCGTTCACGGAAGGCCGTCTCATATTTTCCCTTCCAACTGGGCCGTTCGACCGTTACGCGCCAATGATTTCCCTGATGTCGAATGGGATGAGAACGATGCGGAGGAGCGTCAGGATATTGAAAAGGGCCGACTAGTTTTCACTCGATTCGTGCAGCTCTCTGAGATCCTGTCCGAGATTCTCGACACCTTTTATACTCTGCAGGCTATGCAGACCGTCACGAACGCAGGGTCGGGAGGAACGCAGCTTGTTCTTTCGCTGGCAAAACCAATTCAGCTCAAGCTCAAGGAGTGGTATGGAGCTTTACCTACCAATATCCGACTAGATTCATACTCTGCGAGCAAATTGTCATCGAGGCTTTCATGCATTGGTTATCTCCATTTGGGATACTTTGCAACCGAAATCACCCTTCATAGACGCATTATTCGATCTCTAGCATCGAATACATCATCGGTAGACCCGTATGTGCAGCATATTTGTCGGAGTGCTGCCAAGGCTCGTCTGATTTCTGCCATGGATTTTGTCAATCGCTTGATGCCGAATCACATCCAATCGTTTTGGTATTTCGCCTCCAAAACCAACTTTGCCCTCATTGGAACATTTGGATCTTTGCTCTGGGCGACGTCGCCggggcgagaagaagcagactGGTATAGGCGACGACTTGGCGAATACCGCTGGACGTTGTCTGTGAGCTCCAAGCCGGGCCAGAGCAAAGGCTTGACCGAATTCGCCATGACAATGCTGGACATTTCAACTGGTCTCTTGAAGCAGCTTCCGGAGAAGCCGTCCATGAGTCGCACTGGCAGCGCGGTAGACTTCTCTACCATGTCTATGCCCGGTTCATACTCTGGTGGAGTTAGCATCCTGGGCAGCTTTAGCAACTTGCACAGCACAGATGTTAGCGGTGCACAGAGCCCTCAAAGCGACTTGGAAAGCAGCGACGAAGGCATGGAGGACGATGATTACGCGACGCCGATGTAA
- the CDC4 gene encoding SCF ubiquitin ligase complex subunit cdc4 (EggNog:ENOG41) codes for MASTNYKEAFALFDKRGNGRCTIDSLGDLLRACGQNPTLAEIQELEKGLGNEFDFDAFQRVLNRPGGFRDPGEPEEYCRGFQVFDKDMTGFIGVGQLKYILTNLGEKMTEEEVDELLKAVDTSSGQINYTDLVRTILAN; via the exons ATG GCCTCGACCAACTACAAGGAGGCATTTGCCCTGTTCGACAAGCGCGGCAACGGTCGCTGCACTATCGACTCCCTGGGCGACCTGCTGCGAGCATGCGGCCAGAACCCCACGCTGGCCGAGAtccaggagctggagaagggcCTTGGAAACGAAT TTGACTTCGATGCCTTCCAGCGCGTCCTGAACCGACCAGGCGGTTTCCGCGATCCCGGCGAGCCTGAAGAATACTGCCGTGGCTTCCAAGTGTTTGATAAGGATATGACGGGCTTTATTGGTGTCGGCCAGCTCAAATACATTCTGACCAACTTGGGTGAGAAGATGACCGAGGAAGAGGTCGACGAGCTGCTCAAGGCTGTGGACACCAGCTCTGGCCAGATCAACTACACCG ACCTTGTCCGAACTATTCTCGCCAACTAA